The genome window GAACAGGCGGGCCTCCTGCTCCCCCTGGCCGCGCGCGGCGCCTGTGACGAGGACGACACGTCCGTCGAGCTTGCCCATGTGGACTCCCTTCGCGGTGCGTTGGCCGAGGCAAGCGTAACGCCGTATCTGATGGATCGTCAGATAGGTGCTCTCCACGACTTGGCATCCGCGCCTGCGACGCGAAGGGAGCCGAAAAGCGAGGGACGGGAGGAGAGAGGAGAGAGAGGAGAGAGGAGAGAGGAGAGAGGTGGGGGCGAGGGAAGGGACGCAAGAGGCGGGAGGGAAGGGGCCAGGGGGCAAGGGCCGGGGGGCAAGGGCCGGGGGGGCAAGGGCAGAAGACCGGCGGCGAGGGGCAGAAGGCCGGCGGCGAGGGGCACGAGGCCGGTCTGCGCGATCCTCGGTCGCGGCGTGGCCGCGGCCCGGCGGTGCTCCGCATCGCTCGGCGGCGCGGAGCCGTGATCCGACTGTGGGGGTCCTCAGCGAGGACCCCCACAGTCGACGGACCCGCTCACCACCCGCGGCGGGGAGAGCTGCCGCACTCGCGTCCGCGTCCGGGACGCACTGCCACGGATGTCCGACCTGCCGCGGACACCGATGGCCGTCGGCGGTCCGCTCAGGCGCAGTCCTCGTCCGTGACGGGCCGGTCGTCCGCACGGATCGCACCGGCGGGGACTCCGTTCTTGTCCAGCACGTCGGCCGTCGCGGTCATGGTGAAACCGGACGAGGTGATGCGGGTGCTGCCGTTGTCCCGCCAACCGTTCTGATCCGTGACCCCGTCGGGGGTGATGAGGGTGACGTTCTCCAGGACCGCGACCGGGGTGCTGGTGACGGTGCGCAGCGCCGGTAGCCGTTCGAGGAACCCGACGGTACGCGGCGGTACGTCGATCTTGTCCAGCTTGCTCTTGGTGACCTCCTCGCCGAAGGACCATTCGGTGGTCAGTTCGGCTCCGCCGCCGATCGAGAAGACGTCCTTGACGATGCTGAGGTTGAAGCCGACACCGACGGTGACACTGTGGGTCACGCTGCTGCTGGTCGTGAGGCTGTGGGTGATCTCCTGACCGGCCTGGACGGAGTCACCGCAGTTGATGATCAGATCGGAGGCGTCGGTGGCGGCGCCCACCGAGTCCTTCACGGAGGTCGCCGGGTACTCGCAGTGCGCGGCGACGCGGGCGAGCGGCGGCGTGCCCGCGGGGGTCTTGCCCGGATCGCCGACACCGTTCGTCTCGTCCGGCGACACCTCGCCGGTGTCCAGGTTGATGAAGAAATTGCCGACGTCCTGGAAGGGCCTGTCCGAGGTCGGCCCCGGGCAGATGGCCGCCATCAGCTTGTCGGTGTCGAAGGTCTCGGCGCCCTTGAGTTGGAACGGCGTGGAAGCCGGTGCGGGTACGAGGGCTGCCATCGCGGCCGGAACGGCGATCACGCCGCCCGCGACAGCGATTACCGAACCGAGGCTGATCGCGACGACCCTGGAACGCTTCTTATTACGGCCATGTCCTGCGGGCACGAGCTCGCCCTCCTTGGAGGTCGGGGGGATCATTTTCTTACCCCATTCTCACCAGGAATGACGGCATGCCGACAGGGTCAAATATCCCGGCTCATGAATCCCTCCGGTAGATCCCACTCCCTCATCAGCAGTCTGAGCTGCATTGATTCGCCATCGACGTCCACATCTTCCCCTGCAGCCCGCCACCGAGCGCACATGGAAAAGCAACACCGAATAAGCCCCCTCGCATTTGCGTGGAGGCTTTTCAGCCACTGCCCGATTTACCGTCGGATTACTCCGTCACATTCCTCCGTCGCACTCCTCCGTCACATTCCTCCGTCGCACTCCTCCGTAGGATTAATACCGCGATCAGACGCGAACCCCGGGGGTTGTCGCCCCGAGCCAGCGCAGGACGGCCTCCGTGCCTCCGCGGGCGTCGAGCTTGGCGTAGATGTTGCTGAGGTTGTTGCGGACGGTCTTCTCGCTGAGCCGCAGCCGCAGTCCGATCTCCTGGGCGCCGAGGCCGGTGGAGAGCAGTTCCATGATCTGGCGTTCACGCGGGGAGAGCAGGGAGCGCAGCCGCTCTCTCGCCTCCTCCTCGCCCGGCATCGATCTGGCCGCGTCCCGGAGGGCGGCGCAGGCGGCGGGCGAGAGATAGGTGTGGCCGACCGTGGCGGCCACGACCGCCGAGGAGAGCATGCAGGTGCAGTAGTCGCCCTCGACCAGGTAGCCCGCCCCGCCCCGGAACACCTCCACCACCGTCTCGGTGTCCCGCCGGGGGCTGACGACGATCACCGGGGCGCTCATGGAACCCATGGACTTCAGCAGCGCCGCGAAGGACACCGACGGGTCCTCGCAGCGCAGGACCACGACGTCCACCTCGGTCTCGGGGAGCGTGCGGTACGGCGGCGGGACGTGCAGGGCGCTGCCGACGTACTGGTCGTCGGGGGTCGGCCAGTCGTCGTGCGGCCACTGCCCCTCGGGGCAGGCGAGCGCGACGGACAGCCCCTGAGCCTGGCTCTGACGGGACTGCGCCGGTACGCGGGGCTGGTGCGCGGGGACACGGGAGGGACGTGCGGGAACAGCCGAAACGGTGGTGCCTGCGTG of Streptomyces phaeolivaceus contains these proteins:
- a CDS encoding response regulator transcription factor; this encodes MSVALACPEGQWPHDDWPTPDDQYVGSALHVPPPYRTLPETEVDVVVLRCEDPSVSFAALLKSMGSMSAPVIVVSPRRDTETVVEVFRGGAGYLVEGDYCTCMLSSAVVAATVGHTYLSPAACAALRDAARSMPGEEEARERLRSLLSPRERQIMELLSTGLGAQEIGLRLRLSEKTVRNNLSNIYAKLDARGGTEAVLRWLGATTPGVRV